One window of Saprospiraceae bacterium genomic DNA carries:
- a CDS encoding T9SS type A sorting domain-containing protein, which yields MKTLFSILSSLFFITCISWETNAQNTVLEAPADVVVSREFQFSFSALHDLSNKTFGQLVDTLAERTQIQTLDLVCANFCKMLPCIGYEGFVSNNPVPKPVSNIACDYFNQFYDTAQSDKKYVLDWGLDGYYLNAGNKVPSISIVDKRVLTQDKKASYGSILRIFKLIGTNNEVLLDTQSIWVVDCNYNPAITRALSCFDDIRVYLDPMCCTNISSDLILSGSGPYDCWDHYKVEARSWITNTVIDRDTLKPGVQLKTADLGKDFKFTVFDPITGNSCWGRGQVYDTIAPTILFPDTVKVGTEAWICRGRWQVPRPGIQGCDTNFTYKIRSLDGDVIGNESTGYVITNLALGFQTADIIITDAFGNVARKTVVLKVEDTTPATAVCVQRTAVSITGNQIPGGNSTKLFAESLDEGSFDNCQQKVWFKAIRMDELLGTTSGSNSNNTLICNGLNGDDDAALADNQVYFDDFTRFCCADVGRTIKVVLRVFDIDPGTGPIAPVTMRTPGSRFYGRYNDCLSEVLVQDKSVPKVVAPPDMVVSCAYPLDYTKLLDPNDTSFGRILNDTSSRQKVITRDKVCPQFCAKNLKTGYPGYVSSTQIPPPAPNKACNYFSAFFDSTQVERLYELEWGLDGYAVNACGNANPYITINDLRECGQGKIERIIGSGSYRAIQTIWVVDCDPFYIDSLHCNDSTYSDVIWPNGICNQSELIFDGSYRDLSPDVKELGKPIIVNNADDNCALISIQYVDSIIHIQADTTIKVFRKWIITDWCQYDSLIDPNFGRWTATQTIVANGCDGPEINPMKDTCGIAKIDSKFNFCVGHINLAADVQDICTEPVQLIWSYKIDLNNDGNGIYGGFDFQVGPLSKLQNQNGDTAKFSNNPFADNRKLPFSASGSYPIGTHKILWTLTDKFGNTSTKAFVFTITDCLKPNARCLTGVITVPLPHTGCITIWAKDLDQQSSDNCTTPDDLKFYFDGDPTKTSITICCKDFEMAKAHDELLVNVEMWVEDEGRNTDTCRRLITIQDNQDICPNVVANEDLNTENELFVSPNPNNGTLFINSIKSIDQINVINFTGTVYSSYKMDDHHALTIRDLPSGLYFIESIRDGKKLKSKKVIVFNE from the coding sequence ATGAAAACCCTCTTTTCAATCCTTAGTAGTTTATTTTTTATCACATGCATTTCCTGGGAAACCAATGCGCAAAATACGGTCTTAGAGGCTCCGGCTGATGTGGTGGTTTCGCGGGAGTTTCAATTTAGTTTTTCAGCGTTACATGACCTCTCGAATAAAACGTTTGGACAACTGGTGGATACCCTAGCAGAACGAACCCAAATTCAAACCCTCGATCTAGTTTGTGCCAATTTTTGTAAGATGCTACCATGCATTGGTTATGAAGGATTTGTTTCGAACAATCCAGTTCCGAAGCCTGTTTCAAACATTGCATGTGATTATTTCAATCAATTTTATGATACCGCCCAATCTGATAAAAAATACGTATTGGATTGGGGTTTGGATGGCTATTATTTGAATGCCGGTAATAAGGTACCTTCCATCTCTATCGTTGACAAGCGGGTTTTAACCCAGGATAAGAAAGCCAGTTATGGATCTATCTTGAGAATTTTTAAACTCATCGGCACAAACAATGAAGTGTTGTTGGATACACAAAGCATTTGGGTGGTGGATTGTAATTACAATCCTGCTATCACCAGAGCCTTGTCTTGCTTTGATGATATCCGGGTTTATTTAGATCCTATGTGTTGCACAAACATATCATCCGACCTCATTCTGTCTGGATCCGGTCCTTATGATTGTTGGGATCATTACAAAGTAGAAGCCAGATCCTGGATAACTAATACGGTCATTGATAGAGATACTTTAAAACCTGGAGTCCAATTAAAAACAGCAGACCTCGGAAAAGATTTTAAGTTTACAGTTTTCGATCCGATCACCGGAAATTCCTGTTGGGGTCGTGGCCAGGTGTACGATACCATAGCACCTACGATACTTTTTCCTGATACCGTTAAGGTAGGCACAGAAGCGTGGATCTGTAGAGGACGCTGGCAAGTTCCACGACCTGGTATTCAAGGATGTGATACCAATTTTACCTATAAAATTAGAAGTTTAGATGGAGATGTTATCGGAAATGAATCGACCGGTTATGTCATTACGAATCTCGCCCTTGGCTTTCAAACTGCAGATATCATTATTACCGATGCCTTTGGCAATGTTGCAAGAAAAACAGTCGTTTTAAAAGTTGAAGATACAACTCCGGCTACTGCAGTATGTGTCCAACGCACCGCTGTCTCAATTACAGGGAACCAAATCCCTGGAGGAAATTCGACCAAATTGTTTGCTGAGTCCTTAGATGAAGGAAGTTTTGATAACTGTCAACAAAAAGTTTGGTTTAAGGCAATCAGAATGGATGAATTACTTGGCACTACCAGCGGCAGCAATTCTAACAATACACTCATCTGCAATGGTCTAAATGGTGATGATGATGCTGCGCTTGCAGATAATCAAGTTTACTTTGACGATTTTACCAGATTTTGTTGCGCAGATGTTGGACGTACCATAAAAGTTGTACTCAGAGTGTTTGATATAGATCCTGGTACAGGTCCTATAGCACCCGTTACTATGCGAACTCCGGGCAGCAGGTTCTATGGAAGATACAACGATTGCCTGTCTGAAGTTTTAGTACAAGATAAAAGTGTTCCAAAGGTGGTTGCTCCACCTGATATGGTTGTGAGCTGTGCCTATCCTTTAGATTATACTAAACTATTAGACCCAAATGACACTAGTTTTGGAAGAATTTTAAACGATACTTCCAGCAGACAAAAAGTAATTACCCGAGACAAAGTATGTCCTCAATTTTGTGCAAAAAATTTGAAAACGGGCTATCCGGGTTACGTAAGCAGTACTCAAATTCCGCCACCAGCACCCAATAAAGCCTGTAATTATTTTTCTGCCTTTTTTGATTCAACACAAGTTGAACGTTTGTACGAATTGGAATGGGGTTTAGATGGCTATGCTGTCAATGCTTGCGGAAACGCCAATCCTTATATAACGATTAATGATTTGCGGGAATGTGGTCAAGGTAAAATTGAACGCATCATTGGTTCTGGTAGCTACAGAGCCATTCAAACGATTTGGGTGGTCGATTGTGATCCATTTTATATTGATAGTTTGCATTGCAATGATTCAACGTATTCGGATGTAATTTGGCCTAATGGGATTTGCAATCAATCTGAACTAATTTTTGACGGAAGTTACCGCGATCTAAGTCCGGATGTAAAAGAACTGGGTAAACCAATCATTGTAAATAATGCAGATGACAATTGTGCATTAATTTCCATACAATATGTTGATTCTATTATTCACATCCAAGCAGATACTACTATAAAAGTATTTAGAAAATGGATCATAACGGATTGGTGCCAATATGATTCCTTGATTGATCCAAATTTTGGGAGGTGGACTGCCACTCAAACCATCGTGGCCAATGGATGTGATGGACCTGAAATTAATCCCATGAAAGACACTTGCGGCATTGCAAAAATTGATTCCAAATTTAATTTCTGTGTTGGCCACATCAACTTAGCCGCAGATGTACAGGATATTTGTACTGAGCCTGTTCAACTAATTTGGTCTTATAAAATAGACCTTAACAACGATGGAAATGGTATTTATGGTGGGTTTGATTTTCAAGTTGGGCCCCTGTCTAAACTACAAAATCAAAATGGAGACACTGCTAAATTTAGTAACAACCCTTTTGCGGATAATAGGAAACTCCCATTTTCTGCAAGCGGAAGTTATCCGATTGGTACGCATAAAATCCTTTGGACTTTGACTGATAAATTTGGAAACACAAGCACTAAAGCATTTGTGTTTACTATTACTGATTGCCTAAAACCCAATGCCAGATGCTTAACCGGTGTGATCACCGTGCCATTGCCACATACAGGTTGTATAACGATTTGGGCAAAAGATTTGGATCAGCAATCGAGTGATAATTGCACAACTCCAGATGATTTAAAGTTTTACTTCGATGGAGACCCCACTAAAACAAGCATTACCATTTGCTGCAAGGACTTTGAAATGGCCAAAGCACATGATGAACTTCTTGTAAATGTGGAAATGTGGGTGGAGGACGAAGGTAGAAATACCGATACGTGCAGAAGACTTATAACCATCCAAGACAATCAGGATATTTGTCCAAATGTAGTGGCGAATGAAGATTTAAATACTGAAAATGAATTGTTCGTTTCTCCGAATCCCAATAATGGAACATTATTTATTAATTCAATAAAATCCATTGATCAAATTAATGTTATAAATTTTACGGGTACCGTTTATTCAAGTTATAAAATGGATGATCACCACGCACTAACCATCCGAGATTTACCCAGTGGATTGTATTTTATAGAATCGATCAGAGATGGGAAAAAATTAAAATCTAAAAAAGTTATTGTGTTTAATGAATAA